A genome region from Babesia bigemina genome assembly Bbig001, chromosome : I includes the following:
- a CDS encoding protein kinase domain containing protein, putative, with product MTLPYNLPLTRDAVNRHFKEVRQLGKGAYGTTSLLMDTFDNSIVRKRIDVTSLSELIANINHPFIVKYLGSYLEGNVLYILTHYCKGGDLHRYIAQKRKHDEPIREERILKWIAQLLSALKYLHKRHILHRDLKSLNVLIDSDKSLKLCDFGVSKTLSATADHTKTVIGTPYYFSPELINGQEYSWPSDIWALGCLTYELATFKTPFDGVGGMQQLVRHIKSTPIPDLPSAYSLELNALFRSMMFQDMKFRLSASELLATDIMQRALRLMLREAELKSPTQIPDCTSSSLLKSKLLSTIPDDSEAVGGINNRHQMTIQIGDQELDE from the exons ATGACACTTCCGTACAACCTG CCGCTAACGAGGGATGCGGTAAATAGGCACTTCAAGGAGGTTAGGCAACTTGGGAAAGGCGCATATGGCACGACGAGCTTGCTAATGGACACATTTGATAACAG CATAGTACGCAAGCGAATCGACGTCACTTCTCTATCCGAG CTCATTGCAaatataaaccatcctttCATTGTAAAATACCTGGGAAGCTACCTCGAGGGAAATGTCCTCTATATACTAACCCACTACTGCAAAG GTGGCGATCTCCACCGCTATATCGCCCAAAAACGGAAGCACGATGAACCCATTCGTGAAGAGCGCATATTGAAATGGATTGCGCAGCTGCTATCAGCTCTAAAGTACCTCCATAAACGCCACATTCTACATCGAG ACTTGAAATCTCTGAACGTGCTCATCGATTCCGACAAATCACTAAAATTATGTGATTTTGGGGTTTCAAAGACTCTAAGTGCAACTGCGGACCACACAAAAACGGTCATCGGCACTCCATACTATTTCAGCCCAGAGCTAATCAAT GGACAGGAGTACAGTTGGCCGTCAGACATATGGGCATTAGGATGCCTGACATATGAGCTTGCAACCTTCAAAACTCCCTTCGACGGTGTTGGAGGCATGCAGCAACTTGTGAGGCATATAAAAAGCACACCG ATACCAGACCTCCCGAGCGCCTATTCTCTGGAGCTAAACGCACTCTTTAGGTCTATGATGTTCCAAGATATGAAATTCCGCCTATCGGCGTCGGAATTGCTTGCTACGGACATTATGCAA cgcgcgctgcgcctgaTGTTAAGGGAGGCTGAATTAAAATCTCCAACGCAAATACCCGATTGCACAAGTAGCAGTTTATTGAAGAGCAAATTACTATCGACCATTCCCGATGATTCTGAAGCGGTAGGCGGAATCAACAACAGACACCAAATGACAATCCAAATAGGAGACCAGGAGCTCGATGAATAA
- a CDS encoding LSM domain containing protein, putative, producing the protein MDDDVATARSDQHSKQQWIWVVEDELGSLIWVTLRDETYYVGIFKSFDQYGNLVLTDAVRKVIVHSQRVFSDVYCGNLIIRGESIAYFCGLDATSYLNTFKYNSTFDHSRLLQVARKRNMRMMPQPMMPKLKYVELDEALALLKEEQEQFPTKKHIFSDMLGNDAFA; encoded by the exons ATGGATGACGATGTGGCAACCGCGCGCAGTGACCAGCATAGCAAGCAGCAATGGATTTGGGTCGTAGAGGACGAACTCGGATCCTTGATCTGGGTTACTCTTAGAGACGAAACCTATTACGTGGGTATTTTTAAAAGCTTTGATCAATACGGGAACCTTGTGCTTACCGACGCCGTCAGGAAGGTCATCGTTCATTCGCAACGAGTTTTCAGCGATGTGTATTGCG GTAATTTGATAATACGCGGTGAGAGTATTGCCTATTTCTGCGGACTTGACGCGACAAGCTACCTGAATACCTTCAAGTACAACAGCACATTCGATCACAGTCGACTTCTACAAGTTGCACGCAAACGCAACATGAGAATGATGCCTCAGCCTATGATGCCGAAGCTGAAGTACGTCGAACTTGATGAAGCGCTTGCCCTGTTGAAGGAAGAACAAGAGCAATTCCCGACCAAGAAGCATATATTCAGCGATATGCTTGGGAACGATGCGTTTGCGTAG
- a CDS encoding SNF2 helicase, putative, whose amino-acid sequence MKRGTAEATGSSRTEPRSDVQSPSAAKKPKTSLLHMLMHEDHFIEGILSNSRKTFSKMQPTPGASTANRKKGTVVTSQPTNLKGTAKPYQLEGLRWLVGLYDRNMNGILADEMGLGKTFQTISLMAYLKESRGINGLHLVLAPKSTIGNWINEINRFCPDLRALKFIGNKEERSQMMMNELDPRKYDVIVTSYETCCKTKSALCKLHFHYIFIDEAHRIKNEESKLSEVVRLFQTEYRLLITGTPLQNNLKELWALLNFLFPEVFSSAEEFEMEFDLVGPKELSQEEREARNLTIIARLHEILRPFMLRRSKKDVLTDMPPKNELLLMIPLSAMQKRLYKELLRKNVPELGAEDNHGSAVKVQLLNLAMQLRKACNHPYLFEGWEDREADPFGEHLVENAGKLNVVDKLLSRLLKANSRVLIFSLMARMLDILEDYCRMRGYQYFRIDGNTSGEDRDNQISSFNDPNSEVSIFLLSTRAGGLGINLATADVVILYDSDWNPQVDLQAIDRAHRIGQMKPVHVYRLVHEYTIEEKVIERATIKLQLDSAVIQSGRLGQKELLEMVQFGAGHIFKAGDEDITEADLDAILSKGQERANMLNDKLKAHTRKALLDFSTNPSTQQLYEYDVPEGEMQKLDQQAWDELTALRFQDESGSEGDARRRMRITTARMTEPDGRLAAKYTRNMLIQVILRKTLTSVNQDWQFFNKAELTKLDQLEQELGDLDDEQRIKRDRLLSQGFGEWTKKNFSAFIKANAQYSRYDIDAITSCIKGKSRDEVERYVKVFWKRYTDIPEWEKYIKRIELGEDILLKRNQLHQARHVFSDSHRAQMVLTKQRLLANPWVGTDALFAAHRGKCPFTEDEDRWMVNIIALLGYDMWDDLSELSRLDPRWQFNTFLRTRLPSEFAKRADYIIKHIAKEVGISSYIYIQLRRRAKNQAPETVL is encoded by the exons ATGAAGAGGGGCACAGCTGAAGCCACCGGCAGTTCACGCACCGAACCAAGGTCGGATGTGCAGTCTCCTTCTGCAGCGAAGAAGCCGAAGACCAGTCTCCTACATATGCTAATGCATGAAGACCATTTTATAGAGGGCATTCTGTCTAACAGTCGGAAAACATTTAGCAAAATGCAACCAACTCCAGGGGCTAGCACTGCCAACAGGAAAAAGGGAACAGTGGTTACTTCGCAGCCGACAAATTTGAAAGGCACTGCGAAGCCATACCAGCTAGAAGGTCTGCGTTGGCTGGTGGGTTTGTACGACCGAAACATGAACGGTATTCTGGCGGATGAGATGGGGTTGGGCAAAACGTTTCAAACCATCAGTCTCATGGCGTACTTGAAGGAAAGCCGAGGCATAAATGGGTTGCACCTCGTTTTAGCGCCGAAGTCTACAATTGGAAACTGGATCAATGAAATCAATCGCTTTTGTCCTGACCTAAGGGCGCTGAAATTTATTGGTAATAAGGAAGAGCGTAGCCAAATGATGATGAATGAACTTGATCCCCGTAAATACGATGTCATTGTCACATCGTACGAGACTTGTTGCAAAACTAAATCAGCATTATGTAAGCTTCACTTTCACTACATCTTTATCGACGAGGCACATCGCATTAAAAATGAGGAGTCTAAGCTAAGTGAGGTAGTTCGTCTCTTCCAAACGGAATACCGGTTGCTCATCACGGGTACGCCGCTGCAgaacaacctcaaggagttATGGGCGCTCCTCAATTTCTTATTCCCCGAGGTCTTTTCGTCGGCGGAGGAGTTTGAGATGGAATTTGACCTAGTTGGCCCAAAGGAGCTATCCCAGGAAGAGCGCGAAGCGCGCAACCTTACCATAATTGCGCGCCTTCACGAAATATTGCGACCATTCATGCTACGTCGATCTAAGAAGGATGTGCTGACTGATATGCCGCCGAAAAACGAGCTGCTCCTCATGATTCCCCTGAGCGCCATGCAAAAGCGGTTGTACAAGGAATTGCTGCGCAAAAACGTTCCAGAGCTAGGAGCGGAGGACAACCACGGGTCAGCAGTCAAGGTGCAACTATTAAACTTGGCCATGCAGCTACGTAAGGCGTGCAATCATCCATATCTTTTCGAGGGATGGGAGGATCGTGAAGCGGACCCATTCGGAGAGCACCTGGTGGAGAACGCGGGTAAGCTTAATGTGGTTGACAAATTGCTGAGCCGGCTTTTAAAGGCCAATTCACGCGTGTTAATATTCTCACTAATGGCTCGTATGTTGGATATTTTAGAAGATTATTGTCGTATGCGCGGCTACCAGTATTTTCGTATCGACGGGAACACTTCTGGTGAAGATCGTGACAATCAAATTTCTTCATTCAATGATCCTAATAGTGAAGTGAGCATTTTCCTGCTGTCAACCCGCGCGGGAGGCCTAGGAATCAACCTTGCCACGGCAGATGTGGTAATTTTGTACGACAGTGATTGGAATCCTCAAGTAGACCTGCAGGCGATAGACCGAGCGCACCGCATCGGCCAGATGAAGCCTGTACATGTCTATCGTTTGGTTCATGAGTATACCATTGAGGAAAAGGTTATTGAACGAGCTACCATCAAGTTGCAGTTGGATTCTGCAGTTATCCAAAGTGGCAGGCTGGGTCAgaaggagctgctggagatggTACAATTCGGAGCTGGACACATTTTCAAGGCAGGAGACGAAGACATAACTGAAGCCGACCTTGACGCAATTTTAAGCAAGGGACAAGAGCGCGCCAATATGCTCAACGACAAGTTGAAAGCACACACCAGGAAGGCGTTGCTTGACTTTTCCACTAATCCCTCCACGCAGCAACTCTACGAGTACGATGTTCCAGAGGGTGAGATGCAGAAACTAGATCAACAGGCGTGGGATGAGCTGACGGCTCTGCGTTTTCAGGATGAGAGTGGAAGCGAAGGTGATGCTCGCCGTCGTATGCGCATTACAACGGCTCGAATGACTGAGCCTGACGGCAGACTTGCAGCTAAGTACACGAGGAATATGCTCATCCAGGTAATTTTGCGCAAAACCCTTACATCTGTGAATCAGGACTGGCAATTCTTCAACAAAGCTGAGCTGACGAAGCTTGACCAGCTTGAGCAAGAACTGGGAGACTTGGACGATGAACAGCGCATCAAGCGTGACCGGCTGCTTTCACAAGGTTTCGGCGAATGGACTAAAAAAAATTTCAGTGCATTTATAAA AGCTAATGCGCAATACAGCCGCTATGACATTGATGCCATTACTTCATGCATCAAGGGGAAAAGCCGCGATGAAGTTGAGAGATACGTCAAGGTGTTCTGGAAGCGGTATACAGATATCCCTGAGTGGGAGAAGTACATAAAGCGTATAGAGCTGGGTGAAGATATACTTTTGAAGAGAAATCAACTGCATCAGGCACGTCACGTTTTCAGTGATTCTCATCGCGCTCAGATGGTGCTAACCAAACAACGATTATTGGCAAATCCATGGGTTGGTACCGATGCGCTTTTTGCTGCGCACCGCGGTAAATGCCCTTTTACCGAAGACGAAGACCGATGGATGGTGAATATCATTGCGCTACTAG GTTACGACATGTGGGACGATCTGTCTGAGCTTTCCAGATTGGATCCTCGCTGGCAGTTTAACACTTTTCTCCGCACCCGACTACCGAGCGAGTTCGCAAAGCGCGCCGACTATATCATAAAGCACATTGCTAAAGAGGTAGGAATCTCTAGCTATATCTACATTCAACT GCGCCGCCGAGCGAAAAACCAAGCACCAGAAACAGTATTATGA
- a CDS encoding heat shock protein 90, putative encodes MRRSFAVMLQCIATIFAVIHFQNVEVFANEEKGVESSIDSADFGSDNIQPRIHVESTEEDTSDGAADSEVVITEPEDTVSLSDDEMSSAAKHGESHTYQADFARVMDIIVNSLYSKKEVFLRELISNSADALEKYKILELRENRADSGDELAIRIRASAAKRTLTILDTGVGMTKHELINNLGTIAKSGTANFVDAISKGENDANLIGQFGVGFYSVFLVADSVVVQSKHWNDKQYVWKSSADTKYELYEDPKGNTLGEHGTQITLFLKEDATEYLEAAKIEELIKKHSQFVRFPIYVLTVDKESKEAKWKHVNDVKPIWARDKSEITDEEYTEFYQAISGARSKPLAHIHFVAEGDVEFRSLLFIPERPKSSYFDTDDVGHQVKIYARRVLVSDRLPDFLPRYLYSICGVVDSDNFPLNVSREHLQHSKMIKIIGKKIVRSVLSTLQNLMKESFDSKKKLQEEIDAETDEEKKTELTKKLTAKTTFDKFYQNFRGSLKVACYDDASNRKKIAKLLMYQTSKHKSDEITLDQYIAEMPETQKAIYYASGDSYNAIHSSPHLQGFHKRGIDVLYLTDTMDESCINQLYEYEGKSFKSVQKGDVDFERTQEEVERDELTLKKYAPLIKVLKENISEIYDVQLSRRLTDDPCIVVVTEWGMSPNMEKIVKSYVVNKKDDDVDPFGSGMRSRILEINGDHPIMIELLKRCKNDTVDSSVIDSMKLLYNAAKLAGGFSIENPTTLTRTAYSYLSDQLNVDASATIDDIAYTPEAEDETTESPEDMELEEIDLDDEGKPVNDEL; translated from the coding sequence ATGAGGAGATCATTTGCTGTAATGCTCCAGTGCATTGCGACAATCTTCGCCGTCATCCATTTCCAAAATGTTGAGGTTTTCGCTAATGAGGAGAAGGGTGTTGAATCAAGCATTGACTCCGCCGATTTCGGCAGCGACAATATTCAGCCGAGGATCCACGTCGAAAGTACTGAGGAAGACACATCGGATGGCGCTGCCGACAGCGAGGTAGTGATTACCGAACCTGAAGACACAGTCAGTTTATCCGACGATGAGATGTCGAGCGCTGCGAAACACGGGGAAAGCCACACGTACCAGGCTGATTTCGCCAGAGTTATGGATATAATCGTCAACTCGCTTTACTCTAAAAAGGAAGTGTTCCTTAGGGAGCTGATCTCAAACTCGGCTGATGCTCTGGAAAAATACAAAATTTTAGAACTCCGAGAAAATCGCGCTGATTCGGGTGACGAATTGGCCATAAGGATTAGGGCATCGGCTGCCAAGAGGACTCTCACAATTCTTGACACCGGTGTCGGTATGACGAAGCACGAACTGATTAACAACCTCGGAACGATTGCCAAATCCGGTACTGCTAACTTCGTAGACGCGATATCTAAGGGTGAGAATGATGCCAACCTTATTGGTCAATTCGGTGTCGGTTTCTACTCTGTCTTCCTCGTTGCGGACAGCGTTGTGGTACAGTCTAAGCATTGGAACGACAAACAATACGTCTGGAAATCGTCAGCTGACACAAAGTACGAGCTCTACGAAGACCCAAAGGGCAATACACTTGGTGAGCACGGTACTCAAATCACGCTGTTCCTGAAAGAGGACGCCACGGAATATCTCGAAGCCGCAAAGATCGAAGAATTAATAAAGAAGCATAGCCAATTCGTTAGGTTCCCCATCTACGTCCTTACTGTGGACAAGGAATCTAAAGAAGCCAAATGGAAACACGTCAACGATGTGAAGCCAATTTGGGCAAGAGATAAATCCGAGATTACCGATGAAGAGTACACGGAATTTTACCAGGCAATCAGCGGCGCACGTTCGAAGCCCCTTGCTCATATTCACTTTGTCGCCGAAGGAGATGTAGAATTTAGATCACTTCTATTCATTCCGGAACGCCCTAAGAGCTCGTACTTCGACACCGATGACGTAGGTCACCAGGTTAAGATTTACGCGAGGAGGGTACTGGTGTCGGACCGACTCCCTGATTTCCTTCCGAGATACCTTTACTCGATTTGCGGTGTAGTCGACAGTGACAATTTCCCTCTTAATGTCTCTCGAGAGCACCTGCAACACAGTAAGATGATTAAAATCATCGGTAAGAAGATTGTCAGATCCGTgctatccacccttcaaaACCTCATGAAAGAAAGCTTCGACAGCAAGAAAAAGTTGCAGGAAGAGATTGATGCAGAAACGGATGAGGAAAAGAAAACGGAACTCACGAAAAAGCTGACAGCAAAAACGACATTCGACAAGTTCTACCAAAACTTCCGAGGATCACTCAAGGTCGCGTGCTATGATGATGCCTCCAACAGAAAGAAGATTGCGAAATTGCTCATGTACCAGACTTCTAAGCACAAGTCGGACGAAATCACACTCGATCAGTACATAGCAGAAATGCCGGAGACGCAGAAGGCCATTTACTACGCCAGCGGCGATTCGTACAATGCCATTCACAGCAGCCCCCATCTACAGGGATTCCATAAGCGTGGCATCGACGTGCTATACCTCACCGATACTATGGACGAATCGTGCATTAACCAGCTCTACGAGTACGAGGGCAAATCGTTCAAGTCCGTGCAAAAGGGCGACGTCGACTTTGAGCGCACCCAAGAGGAGGTGGAAAGGGATGAGCTAACTTTGAAGAAGTACGCCCCGCTAATTAAGGTGCTGAAGGAAAACATAAGCGAGATCTACGACGTGCAACTGTCTCGCAGGCTGACTGACGACCCATGCATCGTGGTTGTCACTGAATGGGGAATGTCACCAAACATGGAGAAAATCGTCAAATCCTATGTTGTAAACAAGAAGGATGACGATGTGGATCCTTTTGGATCAGGTATGCGTTCTCGCATTTTGGAGATCAATGGTGATCATCCGATTATGATTGAGCTGCTTAAGAGATGTAAGAACGACACCGTGGACTCCAGTGTCATCGATTCCATGAAGCTGCTCTACAACGCGGCAAAGCTGGCCGGAGGATTCTCGATCGAGAACCCTACCACGCTGACGCGCACGGCATACTCATACCTGTCTGATCAACTCAACGTCGATGCCTCTGCGACCATTGATGACATCGCGTACACCCCTGAAGCCGAGGACGAGACCACTGAATCGCCCGAAGACATGGAGCTAGAGGAAATCGACCTCGACGACGAGGGTAAACCTGTCAACGATGAACTTTGA
- a CDS encoding proteasome subunit beta 7, putative yields the protein MDFSYVRDYMSQHGGWDFANCARNARIKDSVKGFKVLKTGTTICGVLVKEGVVLAADTRATAGPIVADKNCSKLHRISDFIYCAGAGIAADLEHTTLWLENNIELMRLNLKQRPKVQMCVSMLVHELFKYQGYKQCALILGGYDTLGPHLFSVSPRGSSDSLPFCTMGSGSLNAMSVLEEGYRDGMTIAEAVALATKAISAGILNDLGSGGNVDVCVIDRHGAKHTRAHAVVGSRTYAPIPRSIPLGATAVLREKILRIKDQIIVEDIEVD from the exons TGTCTCAGCATGGCGGCTGGGACTTCGCCAACTGTGCGCGAAACGCGCGCATCAAGGACTCGGTGAAGG GTTTCAAGGTGCTCAAAACTGGTACCACGATTTGCGGTGTGTTAGTGAAGGAAGGCGTCGTACTAGCAGCCGACACCCGTGCTACTGCCGGTCCCATCGTTGCCGACAAGAATTGTTCTAAGCTCCACCGTATATCGGACTTCATCTACTGCGCCGGTGCGGGCATAGCCGCCGACCTGGAACACACAACTCTCTGGCTGGAAAACAACATTGAGTTGATGCGTTTGAACCTAAAGCAACGGCCAAAGGTGCAGATGTGCGTGTCGATGTTAGTGCACGAGTTGTTCAAGTACCAGGGTTACAAGCAATGCGCCCTCATCTTGGGTGGATACGATACCTTGGGTCCTCATCTCTTCAGCGTTTCGCCTCGCGGTTCGTCTGATTCGCTGCCGTTTTGCACTATGGGTTCGGGTTCGCTGAATGCCATGAGTGTGCTTGAAGAAG GCTATCGAGACGGCATGACGATTGCCGAGGCGGTCGCTTTGGCGACCAAGGCCATAAGCGCCGGTATTTTGAACGACCTGGGTTCAGGTGGCAATGTAGACGTATGCGTTATCGACAGGCATGGCGCTAAACACACACGTGCCCATGCCGTGGTTGGCTCCCGCACGTATGCCCCTATCCCTCGATCCATTCCTTTGGGTGCAACGGCTGTGCTCCGGGAGAAAATATTGAGAATCAAGGACCAGATCATCGTAGAGGACATTGAAGTAGACTAA